GTTTAATTGCAACATGTCAAAAAATGGGTCGTTAAACGTTGAATAGATAGATTTTACGAGCGTTGTTAATAGTTCCTCTTCTAAATATGCAGGGAAAATAATGCCGTTTACACTTTCTTGTAACGTTCCTATTTGAACAAGTTCTTTTTGAAAATGATTGCTAAATAATAGAGGATCTAGTTCTGTCACATATAACGATTTAGGTATGAGTACAAATGGTTCGGTCCTTTCGAAACTTGCAATACGAGCGTTACCTTTTAGTGATGACTTATGGAAGTTGCTAATGATCGTAGAAGATAATTGCGAGATTGTTGATAAATCTTTTATTGAAATGGTAGGTTCATTTATTTTTAGACCTATTGGGGGTAAGTGATGTGAAACGAGTTCTTGAATGGACCTGTAGAGGTCTCTTTCTTTATACTGTCCTTTTGCAAGTATTCCTGCTCCTTGGTGTTGAAGGTATTGTAATCGCTCAATGAGACTAGGAGAGGAAGAGAGTATATAATTTTTCTTCCTTTCGAAGTGGTAATAAACAGGTTGAACGGCGATTAGAAATGGGATATTTTCGTTTAATAAATAATCTGTTAATGTTTCTAAATGATCAACGTTTGTTAATGGATGAACGTCATCGATAATTAACACGAAATTGTGATCGGAACTTAATGGAACTTGAAAAAACGTACGCAGTGATTCAATAATATAAAGTTGCACAACTTCGTTAGAAAATGTCTGTAATCCAAGATAATACAATTGATCATCCTGAATAAGTACAGGATAAGATTGAGATGTCCCTTTCCAGCCCTCCAATAAAACGGTTGCTCCATTAGAGGGAACAATCACCTTATCTATCATGATCTGTTCAGATAAGTGCTGCCACTGACTTTTCCCATTAAAAGAGATGCCATTAACTTGTGTCGTTGTTGATATAGAAATTGGAAACTCTTGTTTAAAGGGTACCAAACTATGTTTTCCAATGAGTAGAAGGTTACCTTCAAAGCCTCTTATGAACTCCTTAACTTTGTCACGGAATGTTGATTGATCACTTCCCCAATAAATGAGGTGTGTAACATTTTGAACATGATCGCTAGTGACTTCCTCTTCGGCTTTTACAGTGATATGAAATGAATAGTAACTTATTAAATTGATGAATTCACTTAAGTGCAAAGAGTCTACGCCTTGTTGATAAACGACTAATATATCCGGTGTCTTACGCTCATTTACTGTCTCTTGCGCACTTATAAGAGAAGGGAGAAACATAAGGAAACATAACCCTATAAAGGATGATTTAATAAATATAGGTTTCAAGGTCTTGTTTAGCATTTTCATACATATCTCTAAACCCTTTCATCTCTTTTTGATAGTGGCTGACACCGAATGAATATGAGGTTGTGACTTCTTTCTTACTGTTTAATAATGTATGACTCGTTAGCTGTTGCTCTAGTTTATGAATAACAACATCGACATGCTCTCGGGGGGTGTTAGTAAGTAATATTGCAAATATATCTTTCTGTACTCTAAATCTAAAATCACTAATTCTCGTATTTTTATTAAGCTTTTTTGATATTTCTAGAGTGAAGTGTCTCGTCTCTTTTTGACCATAAAGTGTTTCAAAATCGTCGAAGTGGTTTGTTTTAATTAAAAGCAAGTTAAGATCATAATGATATCGAGCTGATCGCTTAAACTCTTTTTCCAATATCAGTTCAAACCTCTTTCGGTTATCAAGCCCAGTATCCAAGTCAACCATAACAAGATCATTATATTTTTGGTGGAGCTTTTCATTTTCCTTAAAAATGAATGTAATGATTTGATGGCTCATCCCCGATACGGCTGAACCGATAAGGAATAAAAGGAGCCATCCAAATGTAACAGTAAGTCGCTCTAGTGAATCTTGCGGGTCTAACACCCACGCTTCCCAAAACTTATAACTACCAATGAAAAAGATAATTAGTAGATTAATCCCTAGACTGACAATTCTTCCTTTTAACACCCCGATGACAACGAGTGTTAAAAAGGTGAGGAAGTAAAGGATATCGGTTTGGGTCGTGTAAGTTAAGTGGAAGTAATAACCACCGATCATGATAGAAAAAATAAGGGAAAGTTGATAAATAAAATACTTTACCTTTTTACTTACAGTCAATAAGTGTTGCATCAATCATTCTCCTCTCTGCTAAAAGAGGAAGTAAGTTATCGAAGATGTGTGTGTTCATTGTGTATTGATCAATATATCCCCCATAATACATGTGATCCTCTTCTGCAATTTGGAATTGTTTCATTCTTTCATAAAGTTGCTTGGCTAATTGGCTTTCTCCTGCCTCAATGGTATACA
The Bacillus shivajii DNA segment above includes these coding regions:
- a CDS encoding diguanylate cyclase domain-containing protein, which gives rise to MQHLLTVSKKVKYFIYQLSLIFSIMIGGYYFHLTYTTQTDILYFLTFLTLVVIGVLKGRIVSLGINLLIIFFIGSYKFWEAWVLDPQDSLERLTVTFGWLLLFLIGSAVSGMSHQIITFIFKENEKLHQKYNDLVMVDLDTGLDNRKRFELILEKEFKRSARYHYDLNLLLIKTNHFDDFETLYGQKETRHFTLEISKKLNKNTRISDFRFRVQKDIFAILLTNTPREHVDVVIHKLEQQLTSHTLLNSKKEVTTSYSFGVSHYQKEMKGFRDMYENAKQDLETYIY
- a CDS encoding DUF2334 domain-containing protein, whose amino-acid sequence is MFLPSLISAQETVNERKTPDILVVYQQGVDSLHLSEFINLISYYSFHITVKAEEEVTSDHVQNVTHLIYWGSDQSTFRDKVKEFIRGFEGNLLLIGKHSLVPFKQEFPISISTTTQVNGISFNGKSQWQHLSEQIMIDKVIVPSNGATVLLEGWKGTSQSYPVLIQDDQLYYLGLQTFSNEVVQLYIIESLRTFFQVPLSSDHNFVLIIDDVHPLTNVDHLETLTDYLLNENIPFLIAVQPVYYHFERKKNYILSSSPSLIERLQYLQHQGAGILAKGQYKERDLYRSIQELVSHHLPPIGLKINEPTISIKDLSTISQLSSTIISNFHKSSLKGNARIASFERTEPFVLIPKSLYVTELDPLLFSNHFQKELVQIGTLQESVNGIIFPAYLEEELLTTLVKSIYSTFNDPFFDMLQLNHEVNVPYASVQFNKTEGYTVYEDIPLFQKMINRYSLSLIEFILWVVVIIVALTISLFAIHTLRLRIKKRKRLFEERKVNGK